CGATCTTCCGAAACGAAATCTCCAATTAATTCTTTATTGTCCCCTGATTtggatttctttttcttccttttaatTGGTAGTGGCGCAGCGCCGATTAAAAGCCCGATCGAGGACGAAGGCAATTTCTACAGTCGTCGAGCCCCGAGTGGATCGAATCGATGAGGGGCAAACGTCACCTTGCCCACCCTTTATTTTCGCTCGCCGAGCCACCTGCCTTGTGATTCGACGTGTCGACGGATCCCACCTGGGTCCCATTTCTGGACCTGGCAGACTCCAATTACAATACGGGTATAAAAAACGAGTACGCGATAGGCAAGGAGGATTATATGCGAGTCTCAGAGCAACCCCGGACCCCACCTATGGTCTGCGGTCTGCGACCGTATAAATCACCCAATGCTTCCAGCGGATGCGCATTTGGATAGTACGTAATTAGTATTTCTGTGGCGTTCACGTTTTCGCTGCAGGTTATGCAACAATTTGAAGCATGTATGTAACATTACCTTATTTATTACCTTCATATCATATGTATAGGTATTTATTAACCTGAAAAGGAAAAAGATACCATTCGATATATTATTTTACTAAGTTGGTAAACCATTCTCGAAATGATTTAATGATTACTGACGTGAGCGAGAGGTCTCCCATGaggtttttttattataattatttaatataaaaatatttttaataaaaatatcttatatcaaACCTATATAGTTCGATCGCTTGATATAGTGAAAGCGACAAGTAGATATTATGTTGCGAGGATGATTCTCATTAacacatcttatcgagattaatgtatCGAATCTGATTAAGGTTCAATTCatcttgaatttttttaatataataattaaatttgttaGATGAGATTTTGAATATTTAATGAACTGAAAAACaagatataaatttataatatcaaAATAGGAGATGAATGGAATGGAACGGAACAAACGGATTATCTCAGTAAAACTTACGTATACAGCATCTCATCTCATGCATACGTCCCTCGAGAGGGTCTACGAAGCCCTCTCAGTGGCAGCAGCCACGGAGAAGACGCATAGGGTGGAGTTGTGCCGGGAAGCAGCAGCGAAAGAGCAAGGGCCTCTGAGAAGAGACGACCCAACACCAgatttgggtgatggtacctcATCGAGATGTTCATTTCATCTACTATGTTATGGTGATAGAGATACAGCATCAATGTAAGAATGAGCTAGATTTCTCTGCTCTGCAACGGAGAAAGGAAGACAGCCAAAGCTTCTGAAGCTAAGTAAAGCGGATGTAGAGGAGGAGAGGGAAGGGGGGAGAGAACAGAGGCCTCAAGGGCACATTTAAAGGTGAGATTAGTGATTATAAAGGGGAAACAAAAGTACTTGTGTTGCTTTTCTTAGCTTTTAGGAACACTTTGAATCCCTACGACTAGCAGTCTGGATTAAGCATGATGAGATCCAGTAATGGGGGTGGCAAAAGAGGTTTTTGGACAAAAGGATATATCATTGTTATCAATGGCATGTTCACAGGATTGGACAGCATAAATTTGCATAGGTTCCTTCAACTGAAAGCAGATACAGATAGATAAGGACAACTCAAGGATATCGAACGACACACAGGCGAAGAATGCTTTGCACAATCCAGTTTGACATAGCAGCCATGTCACTGAGCTGGCAAAATATGATTTCCATGACCTATCAAACATGTGATCTAAACCATAAGACAAAACAAAATCCTATGCACCAAGTGCTCACTTCGATCCTAAAGAAAACCTGGGAGATTAGCTCATCCCCACATCTGCAATGCAAAAGTTTTTTACTTTGGTACTTTGCTCATCCCCAcatctttcctttcttcttctttgtgtaGAAAAGAAGTTGTTCTTCTGCAATTTATTTCTTCTCAAAACTTCTATTTTCAACTAGGCCCTTAAAGAAAATACAACTATCACAGTGAAGGCCTAAAAAGACTGTTGTTTCTTGAGAGTACCTTAAGGTAAGATCACAATAATCAATGCTAGGATTGTCTACATATCTTCTGTCTACCAGAGATCAATAGGGAAGGAAGACAGAAAAAACTTTGGTTTTTTCTTGCTATGGGCAGCCTAAGATATAGCATGGAAAATGGCTTAGAGCATTCTTCTTGACTAAACTTTGATTTGTTTGGGTGTCAAAAGTGTCCATTGTTGTGGCGATGTTGCTAGAAAATAAAGCTGGAATTTCGCTGCTGAATTTGCAGTGAAATGGTACAGAAGATACTGAATTTGCAGAGGAAATGGTACAGCTAAACTCCTACACAATCAGGAAATTTATGGTGTCCAGGAATAAATGCATCAGTCTAATTAACAGAGTTCTTGAATGTGGAAGCTCATGAATTACATATGTGTATATTCTCATATTTTGTCAAGTATTCTTTGGGCTCACGAACAGAGAATACATGAGAGCTGCTATCGTCCTGTTTTTTCTATATGAATGATTGCACACGATATCAAACTTAGCTTATACAGaagacataatttggcatcagatGGAACTATAACCATCAACCATCGACTATCAGTCATGGAATAATCTTTCGTATGACATATCGAAGTTGACTACTCGATCAACAAGTCCTCTACATGTCGACTCATTTGATCCAGCAAAGCAGAGTTTTGCAGGAGAGTGTAACTCGAAGCTTTGAGGTTGCAGAAGAACGCTGCGTTCATCAAGTCAATGGATTACGAATATCACTTGCATTCAGATTAAATGTATGGTGACCAAGTCTATGATACAAAGAACATTTCATCTGTAGAATGGAGGAGATAGGCGAATCTGCTTCCAGATCGTGATCTGTAGAAATGGAAGGTCACGTTCTATGTATAGACTCCAAAATCTTCTCCTTTTCGTTCCTTCCACGTACAGCACAAGTAGAGACCCCAGGAAAAAAATAGGTAATGTGAATTAATAGGAGCGGCGTCCATTGCATCTCGGATGATTAGTGGTCGGAGATGGCGCTCCAACAAAGCCTTATATATTCATCAGGTAACAGCCACTCCTCACGAAAGAAGGGAGGAGTTCCCGATCCTTCTCTCCTCTTCTGCCTCATCTTGCTGCGGCCGTCGTCCAGCGGCGGCGTCAGATGTGTTTTACGGTGAGGCCTGAGGCAGGAGGAGGATCGAACAAGTGCGGAGATGGCAGAACGGATGAAGAATAACACGGTGGTGCATCAGCTGCTGCaagtgtcgtcgtcgtcgtcgtcttcggaGAGTGAGGCGGAGGAAGAGGCGGTGGTGGAGATCGAAGAGCAAGCGCCTCCGCCGGCATGGAACCCCGCAAACGGCATCAGTACTGGCCTTGCCCTCGGCATCAACAAAAGGAGGCTGCTTTCGAAGCAGTTGTCGATGAGGGAGACGAGAATGGAGGCCAAgtgggagaagaggaggaggcagaTACTGCAGACGAGGCGTCTGATGGAGGGAGGCGGCcgcgaagaaggaggaggagatgaggaggCGACCGAGGGGAGCGAGAGGCGGTTGGATGGAAGGACGAGGAGCTTGACCGACGAGGACCTCGACGAGCTCAGGGGTTCCATCGACCTTGGGTTTGGCTTCAACGAAGAGGAAGGTGGACAAGGCCTCTGCGACACTCTCCCCGCCCTCAACCTATACTTCGCCGTCAACCGCCAGCTCTCCGACCCAAAGCTTCAATCATCGCCGAGCCCGGCCTCCACCCCGACCGCCACCTCTTCGTCATCCGCTCTGGACGGCCTCCCGAGCCCGCGCAGTCCCAACGAACAGTCGCAGTCAGGAGCTTCAGATTGTTGGAAGATCTGCAATCCAGGTGCTGTAATCCTCCTCTCCTCTTTACCATTGCACGCTTAACAATTAGCGTTCACCTGTCGACGCATTACGAAATGGTCGAGATTCTTGAGCTGAAACATGCATTGATGATTCTAATAACAACTCATGGTTCTTGGCGTTGGCTGGGATGTCATGATCTTTCTGTAACAGGAGACAGTCCGCAGCACGTGAAGACAAGATTGCGGCATTGGGCACAGGCGGTGGCTTGTTCTCTGAGACAAAGCTGGTGATGGCAAACGACAGGAGAAGAGGAGTATCATCTGAGCGGATCTCACATCTTCTGTATATAACAAAGATTGGACTTCAAGAGAGGGAGGGGTCAACGAAGGTTTATTTCTTTTTTAGACACTTGAGGTCATATCGTGTTTCAGAATCCGGCaatagtagcagcagcagcagcagcaaggagTAATTGGAGGATGGTGTAAATTAGCAAACTAATGAGGATTGATAGTTGTGTGTTTTTCGTCTTCTGATCAATCGTCTTCTACAGGCGTCGTTAGCCACCGTGATTTTTTCGAACTTTTTTGTTGTTTCTCGTGACCAATGAATGCATGTTCTTTCTCAAAGTTCAGAGGAGGGAAGGTGACGGTATTTACCAGCAATTTTTGACATGCATGCATGCGAGTATTGCGCATTTAAATCTTGTAATCTGAGAGTGTGCGCTCCACTTGGAACAATGAATTTAATAGGAGTCATGCATATCAGAATAAACAATGGAAACTTTCCATCCGTGTCAAACACACAAAGATAAAAGGAGGTGCTGCTACGTTGATGCATTGATCCTCTCGTTGCTGCGGCTGCGATGTGATCATTTCTTTGCTACGACAACTCCAGAAGAATGAATGGACGAGGAAGAAGCATTGCGATGGCAAGGCCATGATATCAGCACATGGACATCCTTCCATATGGTGGCGCGATCGAtcgggagaagaaaaagaaaaaggatcgaTGTGCTGAAACAAAGCCATGAACTCAGCATTTTGTTCAGTCAGCTCCATGGATACGCCAGCAGAGGAGCATGGTGGCGCAGCAGCGGCTTGCGATGTAGGCCCCTCGCCCGCAGCTCCTTCATGAGAGACCTTCTTCCTCCCTTGTTCGACCGTGGAACTGCGTGTCTCCCGGCCACCATGATGGACGAACaccgcaaagaagaagaagaagaagaagaagatgatcttACTGAATCTGATACATTATCAAGCCTGGGCCTTAGCTGCATATATCTGGGACGAAGTTGAATCAGGGTGCAGGATGCAAGTAGGCTCGAGCATGTGAGCCCTTTCTTGACGTAGGGAAACGTGAACATGGAAAAAAGCTTCGTGCGGTTGAACTACTTGGATTCTTAGCGGAGAAGAGGAAGGTTGCCCATTAAAGTAGGTCAAGATTTGGTGGATTACGAGGATATTGAGCTTGGTGGTTGACCTCTGGGGAACTTGAAGTTGACTGTTCTCCCTCCGTGGACCTTTTTGATTTGAACCTTCATGGATTAATAGTTGTCTTCTTCTTGCTAGCCAAATGATTGATGCCCACATCTGCAATTATAAACTCAATCTCTACTAGGAAAATAGTTATTAATATCACAGAGTGTAGAACATGTCAACACAATGCCATTTCATTGGATTCGACTTGCCAAACTGTTGGAGTTTGATTCGCATCTCTTTGGATCTTCACAGCTCATGTACATCTTCCATAGCATTTCCTTGAGAAGAGTGGCATAAGGTGTCAAGTGTGAGCTGATCTTTCCTTAGAGGCACCACATCTAATTAATTTATACCACTAAAAACCAtgttaatcctaaattaggactgTAACTATAGAATTATAAATTAGGTCCTTTTTTTTTAAAACTCTTGTGTTGctgcacctttttttttttagtgatATACAGATTAAAATAATTCCCTAAATtgatatgattaatatttttatattttatatcctTTTAGTTAGATTTTTCCAATGGAACATGACATGGGAAGGACATGGTTGACACCTCACTGTTGCATGGATAAACCATGCAATCAACACTATAGTTATGTGACCAATAACTCAGACTAACTCTTGGATACTAGTGATTAACACTTTAGCATCATATGACTAACAGTGTTATCATCTCGATACAATCTCATTTATAAAAGATCTACAATATTCAAATTTAGTATAACATGATTAAATTTGGTACTGAAAAAGGTATGTAATCATCTTGGTATTAAGGTATATTATCAAACATAACTATTTTGAAACCCCGCTATAAAAGATGCATCATATTTGTTTTCTAATTCTCTAAAACTCTTAAACTCAAATTTACTAGGCACAAAATTAGACTCGACATTAGTTGAGTATATCTTTCGATGTAATTTTATAAGATTTATCGTATCTATAAT
This is a stretch of genomic DNA from Musa acuminata AAA Group cultivar baxijiao unplaced genomic scaffold, Cavendish_Baxijiao_AAA HiC_scaffold_1103, whole genome shotgun sequence. It encodes these proteins:
- the LOC135666446 gene encoding uncharacterized protein LOC135666446, whose translation is MKNNTVVHQLLQVSSSSSSSESEAEEEAVVEIEEQAPPPAWNPANGISTGLALGINKRRLLSKQLSMRETRMEAKWEKRRRQILQTRRLMEGGGREEGGGDEEATEGSERRLDGRTRSLTDEDLDELRGSIDLGFGFNEEEGGQGLCDTLPALNLYFAVNRQLSDPKLQSSPSPASTPTATSSSSALDGLPSPRSPNEQSQSGASDCWKICNPGDSPQHVKTRLRHWAQAVACSLRQSW